A single genomic interval of Lacrimispora sphenoides JCM 1415 harbors:
- a CDS encoding FecCD family ABC transporter permease codes for MKKKHRQKLVPLVLLLAVTGAILLSINCGYSNIPYSDVIASLLHPGAPDASVTLLKIRLPRIILAVLCGMGLALSGCTLQAVTENPLADPGVLGINAGAGFTVMLFLTLFPTLHIRTMVYQPLFAMAGGLLAAGMLYGFSKRSGKIIPSYLLLGGIGISAGFSSLMLIMAADMENSSYQLAARWLAGNIWGTSWYQVKALLPYLLILIPLLLAKAGILDLLLLGEEASLALGVRVERERRTLLMVAVALAASCISVSGGIGFIGLVAPHIARKFVGGRHHVLLPVSMLLGGLLLLFADTIGRSLFGVIEIPVGIVISVLAAPYFLILLRRQA; via the coding sequence ATGAAAAAGAAACACAGGCAAAAGTTAGTACCATTGGTTCTCCTGTTAGCGGTAACCGGGGCTATCCTGCTATCAATCAACTGCGGCTATTCAAATATCCCTTATTCAGACGTAATTGCAAGCCTGCTCCATCCGGGCGCCCCGGATGCATCCGTCACTCTTTTGAAAATTCGCCTTCCCCGCATTATTCTTGCCGTCTTATGCGGAATGGGATTGGCACTGTCCGGCTGTACACTGCAGGCGGTGACAGAAAATCCACTGGCTGATCCGGGGGTATTGGGAATCAATGCGGGAGCTGGATTTACAGTCATGCTGTTTTTGACTTTATTTCCCACCTTGCATATCAGAACCATGGTTTATCAGCCGCTTTTTGCCATGGCGGGTGGGTTACTGGCAGCGGGCATGCTATATGGATTTTCCAAAAGAAGCGGGAAGATCATACCGTCTTATCTCTTGCTTGGCGGCATTGGCATTTCGGCCGGTTTTTCGTCCCTGATGCTGATTATGGCTGCCGACATGGAAAACAGCAGCTATCAGCTGGCAGCCAGATGGCTGGCAGGCAATATCTGGGGCACCAGCTGGTATCAGGTGAAGGCACTGCTTCCCTATCTGCTGATTCTGATTCCGCTGCTTCTTGCGAAAGCAGGTATTTTGGACTTACTGCTTTTGGGAGAAGAAGCATCCCTTGCATTGGGGGTTCGCGTGGAGAGGGAACGAAGAACCTTATTGATGGTGGCAGTGGCATTGGCAGCCAGCTGCATTTCCGTTAGCGGCGGAATCGGCTTTATCGGGTTGGTTGCCCCCCATATAGCAAGAAAATTTGTAGGCGGAAGGCACCATGTGCTCTTGCCTGTATCCATGTTGCTTGGGGGATTACTCCTGCTTTTTGCGGATACCATAGGGCGTTCTCTTTTTGGAGTCATTGAAATACCGGTTGGAATCGTGATTTCCGTTCTGGCCGCACCCTATTTTCTCATTCTGCTTCGCAGGCAGGCATAA
- a CDS encoding FecCD family ABC transporter permease, protein MLNNPRALASPSPMPVGWLRTKTGFAFSLAMMGCTLLLSLLFSASVGVAGGNISILIDTLFHPAASSDIGRIMLEMRMPRALAACFTGGAFALAGGVMQGVTRNPLADAGLLGVNAGAGFFVALTAVLLPSLSSLGTMLFAFIGAALAVLLVYGIGVGKHKSGSIRLILAGSAVSALLTAMSQGISLTFGLSKSLSFWTAGSLSGITWQSLLLTVPWIAGAGLISQLLSGRLSVLVLGEESAAGLGVNVWAVRLTGIGAVLILAGASVSLVGGISFLGLIVPHISRFLAGEDYRRLLPVSALLGAILLVLADIAARFINAPFDTPVGALVSAIGVPFFLVLTYRKKGAVL, encoded by the coding sequence ATGTTGAATAATCCCAGGGCCCTGGCAAGCCCTTCGCCTATGCCTGTGGGATGGCTTCGGACCAAAACAGGCTTTGCTTTCTCTCTTGCTATGATGGGGTGTACGTTGTTGCTCTCTCTCCTGTTCTCAGCCAGCGTCGGTGTGGCAGGCGGGAATATTAGTATTTTAATAGATACGCTTTTTCATCCTGCAGCATCTTCCGACATAGGAAGAATTATGTTGGAGATGCGTATGCCCAGAGCATTGGCCGCCTGCTTTACCGGGGGGGCCTTTGCCCTTGCTGGCGGCGTGATGCAGGGTGTGACAAGGAATCCTTTGGCAGATGCCGGGCTTTTAGGAGTCAATGCGGGGGCAGGATTTTTCGTCGCTCTAACCGCCGTCCTTTTGCCGTCCTTGTCAAGCCTTGGTACGATGCTCTTCGCGTTTATAGGAGCAGCACTGGCCGTTCTGCTGGTATATGGGATAGGAGTCGGCAAGCATAAATCCGGATCTATTCGGCTCATCTTGGCCGGAAGTGCTGTTTCCGCCCTGTTAACTGCAATGAGTCAGGGGATTTCCCTCACCTTCGGACTTTCAAAATCACTGTCGTTTTGGACGGCTGGGAGCTTATCCGGCATTACATGGCAGAGCCTACTCCTGACCGTGCCATGGATCGCGGGTGCAGGGCTTATCAGCCAGCTTCTTTCTGGAAGGTTATCGGTGCTTGTCCTGGGAGAGGAAAGCGCAGCGGGACTCGGTGTAAACGTATGGGCTGTTCGTCTGACCGGCATCGGAGCGGTGTTGATTTTGGCGGGGGCCAGCGTATCCTTGGTTGGCGGAATCTCATTCCTGGGGCTGATCGTGCCGCACATTTCACGATTCCTTGCCGGTGAGGATTACCGCAGGCTTTTGCCGGTATCCGCCCTGTTGGGGGCAATACTGCTTGTGCTGGCGGATATCGCCGCCCGTTTCATTAACGCTCCTTTTGACACGCCGGTAGGTGCGCTGGTATCGGCCATTGGCGTTCCGTTCTTTCTGGTGCTGACGTACCGGAAGAAAGGAGCAGTTTTATGA
- a CDS encoding ABC transporter substrate-binding protein translates to MKKRLMIPICLMLVTALAACSPGVDHSHTSESTPSAQTAEPADQTGDTITVEDMKGQVEIPANPQRIVDVSGLVDELIILDMPFIASANTSMYDGITVPDYLQEYFTHNKIEIVGNYSGAAASGDLNLEKIAELKPDLIIMNIRHDKVYEQLKGIAPTVMINDDISYVNWRGRFQQLGQWFGKEDAVTQWLADYDAKAAELSAKVKETVGEETFAVVEANSVHFGSYYVYRTGGPGELIYDELKLAPSSGVPEEVWGEVVDAEYFSKIDADHIFFFSDDGQIGDTGNSPVWQNLKAVKAGNVYFGKNEAQYNMAYTANGKLLYMEKLANAILNHSNVE, encoded by the coding sequence GTGAAGAAACGACTTATGATTCCAATTTGTCTTATGCTGGTGACGGCACTGGCCGCATGCTCGCCTGGGGTAGATCACTCACACACATCAGAATCAACACCTTCCGCTCAGACTGCAGAACCAGCGGATCAAACTGGCGATACCATAACGGTTGAAGACATGAAAGGTCAAGTTGAAATACCCGCTAATCCGCAGCGCATTGTGGACGTTTCCGGTTTAGTAGATGAACTAATCATTTTGGACATGCCATTTATTGCATCAGCCAACACCAGTATGTATGATGGCATAACCGTTCCGGACTATCTACAGGAGTATTTCACCCATAACAAGATTGAAATCGTTGGCAACTATTCCGGAGCCGCCGCATCTGGGGATTTGAACCTTGAAAAAATCGCTGAGCTAAAACCGGATCTTATTATTATGAATATCCGGCATGACAAGGTATATGAGCAGCTTAAAGGTATCGCCCCTACGGTGATGATTAACGATGACATCAGCTATGTCAACTGGCGGGGACGCTTTCAGCAGTTAGGCCAGTGGTTTGGGAAAGAGGACGCTGTGACACAGTGGCTTGCTGATTATGACGCAAAGGCCGCTGAGCTTTCCGCAAAGGTTAAGGAAACGGTTGGCGAGGAAACCTTTGCTGTTGTGGAAGCCAATTCAGTGCATTTCGGTTCCTACTATGTTTATCGGACCGGAGGCCCCGGGGAACTGATATACGATGAATTGAAGCTGGCACCTTCCTCGGGAGTTCCGGAGGAGGTCTGGGGAGAAGTAGTTGACGCGGAGTACTTTTCCAAAATTGATGCGGATCATATCTTCTTTTTCAGCGATGATGGCCAGATTGGAGATACAGGAAACAGCCCTGTTTGGCAGAACCTAAAAGCAGTAAAGGCTGGAAATGTATATTTCGGTAAGAATGAGGCGCAATATAATATGGCATATACGGCAAACGGCAAACTACTGTACATGGAAAAACTGGCAAACGCCATCCTCAACCACAGCAATGTTGAATAA
- a CDS encoding helix-turn-helix domain-containing protein: MPVELRPGYSSLGFLGEACSQSGYSSGEEVQLYSIWVSPNTFDGFCEAVCGKSNIGFRSFQKDTYSCCGFKSDAREEGIINKLDMCFIKEANQINRLLLESYVLELLSINIERLICIDSSRDYISQLSRADMDSLTYAREILLNRLDSPPTLLELSRIIHMNDCKLKRSFKQYFGKTVYAFIREQRLEKAFALLEQGKHNVSESAFAVGYTNVSHFSEAFQKKFGIPPRLLIR, encoded by the coding sequence GTGCCCGTAGAGCTTCGTCCCGGATATTCGTCGCTGGGTTTTTTAGGAGAGGCTTGCTCACAATCAGGATACAGCAGTGGCGAAGAAGTTCAGCTATACTCTATTTGGGTTAGCCCTAACACGTTCGATGGCTTTTGTGAAGCGGTTTGTGGTAAAAGTAATATTGGGTTCCGCTCTTTCCAAAAGGATACGTATTCTTGTTGTGGCTTTAAAAGCGATGCCCGGGAAGAAGGCATTATAAATAAATTGGATATGTGTTTTATAAAAGAAGCGAATCAGATAAACAGACTTCTGTTAGAAAGCTATGTTTTAGAGTTGTTATCCATTAATATAGAAAGGCTGATTTGCATAGATAGCAGCAGGGATTATATAAGCCAGCTATCCAGAGCAGATATGGATAGTTTGACTTATGCACGCGAGATTCTTCTGAATCGGCTGGATTCACCCCCAACATTGCTGGAATTATCCCGGATAATCCATATGAATGATTGTAAGTTAAAACGTTCTTTTAAGCAGTATTTCGGGAAAACCGTTTATGCGTTTATTCGGGAGCAGCGGCTTGAAAAAGCGTTTGCGTTGTTAGAGCAAGGGAAACATAACGTGAGTGAATCGGCCTTTGCTGTGGGGTATACAAACGTAAGCCATTTCTCGGAGGCGTTTCAAAAGAAGTTCGGAATTCCTCCGCGCCTCCTGATAAGATAA
- a CDS encoding damage-control phosphatase ARMT1 family protein translates to MRLQDKCLPCVVNQVIKVANITGINTKEELLREVFTYLSKMNFDETTPEIIGEIFEMIKRHTNNPDPYKETRNYYNTMFMELLPEFESKIEQAENSFMSAIRYAIVGNIIDFNPIHNTLLEDIYDCFDKMEQLELAIDDSHALLKDISNAGTLLYLGDNCGEICMDKILLKKIKELNPKVKLLFGVRGKPVVNDSISEVAYSVGIDEYAEIIDNGDGSLGTVLNRTSPAFKEVYKKADVVIAKGQANYECLSEENKNIYFLLMTKCDVIAKDIGVEEKKMICMKNKAWKN, encoded by the coding sequence ATGAGATTACAGGATAAATGTTTACCATGTGTTGTTAACCAAGTTATTAAAGTAGCAAATATCACCGGAATTAATACAAAGGAAGAGTTATTAAGAGAAGTTTTTACCTATCTTAGTAAAATGAATTTTGATGAAACTACTCCAGAAATTATAGGTGAAATCTTTGAAATGATAAAAAGACATACGAATAATCCAGACCCATATAAAGAAACCAGAAATTACTACAATACTATGTTTATGGAATTGTTACCTGAATTTGAGAGTAAGATAGAGCAGGCTGAAAATTCGTTTATGTCAGCAATTCGATATGCGATTGTTGGTAATATCATAGACTTCAATCCTATACACAATACATTATTAGAGGATATTTATGATTGTTTTGATAAAATGGAACAATTGGAATTAGCAATTGATGATTCTCATGCACTATTGAAAGATATTTCAAATGCAGGAACTTTGTTATATTTAGGTGATAATTGTGGAGAAATCTGTATGGATAAGATTCTTTTAAAAAAAATTAAAGAACTGAATCCTAAAGTAAAATTGCTATTTGGAGTACGAGGGAAACCTGTGGTAAATGATTCTATATCTGAAGTCGCATATTCTGTAGGGATTGATGAATATGCAGAGATTATTGATAATGGGGATGGTTCTCTTGGGACTGTCCTTAATCGAACGAGTCCTGCATTCAAAGAAGTTTATAAAAAGGCTGATGTAGTAATTGCCAAAGGGCAAGCAAACTATGAATGCTTGAGTGAAGAAAATAAAAATATCTATTTCCTGTTGATGACCAAATGTGATGTAATTGCAAAAGATATTGGTGTTGAGGAAAAGAAAATGATTTGTATGAAAAACAAAGCTTGGAAAAACTAA
- a CDS encoding DUF342 domain-containing protein yields the protein MKEKNKKGFFSLFQNVRRSAETSEKISAASVVSSEESHNEDLNETVSDPTAQKSSAATTVYPEIEYEAPSTSLIWEPSYDPLIVRIDEEALYSECAQFSSKMQSLSNVFRRTSESTQEQVPQPKAAQAYLYVSKDRMAAWFYVIPPFNDGQDIKEEDLKSILNQEHVSIGIMEESLKSIVENQIYGQAVLVAKGILARNGIDGSIKDHYKRDLKIEFIEDENGSVDYKNLNNIQSVKEGEVISSIALAVPGENGMTITGQPYPCTIKGTDVHVPVGRNTKLTEDRTQLVSQKTGHVTFVNGKFQVDPILKINGNIDNSTGNLDYDGDILITGDVRNGFSVKATGRIDIRGSVEGAQITALGSITIASGMSGNGRGTLTSDSDVKCRYLEHCTVTAKGNVYAESIINSKIESGQDIIVTSGMGVIIGGTLLAANTINARVIGSKVRRLVTELIIANVPRNVEESARLARELEQLHHNMSEVRKNITYLETTQRQDRQQLLDDLKQASTYLNLREQEITNRLEEITAIDKEQSGIIQCQQLLPVVRIRIGSSSLLVQEEYSRSIVYKNSEGEITIGSN from the coding sequence ATGAAAGAAAAAAATAAAAAAGGATTCTTTAGCCTTTTCCAGAATGTAAGGCGCTCTGCGGAAACATCAGAAAAAATCAGTGCAGCTTCTGTCGTTTCATCCGAAGAATCCCATAATGAAGATCTTAATGAGACAGTATCAGATCCAACCGCACAAAAAAGTTCTGCCGCAACAACCGTATATCCCGAAATCGAATATGAAGCTCCCTCCACTTCTTTAATATGGGAGCCTTCCTATGATCCGCTTATTGTACGGATAGATGAAGAAGCATTATACAGTGAGTGCGCTCAGTTTTCCAGTAAAATGCAATCATTATCCAATGTTTTCAGACGGACATCCGAATCTACACAGGAGCAGGTTCCCCAGCCAAAAGCGGCTCAGGCCTATCTTTACGTTTCAAAGGACCGCATGGCTGCATGGTTTTATGTGATCCCTCCATTTAACGACGGTCAGGATATAAAGGAAGAAGATTTAAAATCAATCCTCAATCAGGAGCATGTATCTATCGGAATTATGGAGGAGTCCCTGAAGTCAATTGTTGAAAACCAGATCTATGGTCAGGCCGTGCTGGTTGCAAAGGGAATTCTGGCACGCAACGGAATTGATGGTTCTATTAAAGACCATTATAAACGGGATCTTAAGATTGAATTTATAGAAGATGAAAACGGATCTGTGGATTATAAAAATTTAAATAATATTCAGTCCGTTAAAGAAGGAGAAGTAATCAGCAGTATTGCTCTTGCTGTACCAGGGGAAAATGGTATGACCATAACCGGACAGCCCTATCCCTGCACAATTAAAGGAACTGATGTTCACGTACCTGTTGGCCGCAATACTAAGCTTACGGAGGACCGGACTCAGCTCGTTTCCCAGAAAACAGGCCATGTAACATTTGTTAATGGTAAATTCCAGGTAGATCCTATCCTTAAAATAAATGGTAATATTGATAATAGTACAGGGAACCTGGATTATGATGGAGATATATTGATTACTGGAGATGTAAGAAATGGATTCTCGGTAAAAGCTACCGGAAGAATTGACATCCGAGGCTCCGTGGAAGGTGCTCAGATAACTGCCCTGGGATCCATTACGATTGCAAGCGGCATGTCAGGAAACGGCCGTGGTACTTTAACCTCTGACTCTGATGTTAAATGCCGTTATTTGGAACATTGCACGGTCACTGCCAAAGGAAATGTTTATGCGGAAAGCATTATCAACTCTAAAATAGAAAGCGGTCAGGATATCATTGTTACCTCCGGCATGGGCGTCATTATCGGCGGTACTCTTTTGGCTGCAAACACCATCAATGCACGTGTGATTGGTTCTAAAGTACGGCGGCTCGTTACCGAATTAATCATTGCAAATGTTCCAAGAAACGTAGAGGAATCCGCCCGGCTTGCCAGAGAGCTGGAGCAGCTTCACCATAATATGTCGGAAGTAAGAAAAAATATCACCTATCTTGAAACCACTCAAAGGCAGGATAGACAGCAGCTGCTTGATGATCTGAAACAGGCTTCCACTTATTTAAATCTCAGGGAACAGGAGATTACAAACCGCTTGGAAGAAATAACAGCAATCGATAAGGAGCAGTCCGGAATCATTCAATGCCAGCAGCTGCTGCCAGTGGTTCGCATACGGATCGGTTCTTCCAGTCTGCTGGTTCAGGAGGAATACTCAAGGAGTATTGTTTATAAAAACAGCGAAGGGGAAATTACGATCGGAAGTAATTAA
- a CDS encoding response regulator transcription factor, whose protein sequence is MKKTIMIVDDSIVTRSEIEQLLKGTDFDVIYQCRSGEEALEAYEREKPDIVTMDIIMPGIDGIEASKRLLEHHPEAGIMIISSLAYDETQQMVQKLGSNLPFVFKPIKKSYFIEALLKVSDAISHK, encoded by the coding sequence ATGAAAAAAACAATTATGATTGTCGATGATTCAATTGTAACACGCAGCGAGATAGAGCAATTACTTAAAGGAACAGATTTTGACGTCATCTATCAGTGTAGAAGCGGAGAAGAGGCTCTGGAAGCCTATGAAAGAGAAAAGCCCGATATTGTGACCATGGATATCATAATGCCTGGAATCGATGGTATCGAAGCTTCCAAACGCCTGTTGGAGCATCATCCGGAAGCAGGAATTATGATCATCAGTTCTCTTGCTTATGATGAAACACAGCAGATGGTTCAAAAATTAGGATCCAACCTTCCTTTTGTTTTCAAGCCAATTAAAAAGTCATACTTTATTGAGGCCCTGTTAAAAGTAAGTGATGCGATTTCCCATAAGTAA
- a CDS encoding lytic transglycosylase domain-containing protein, giving the protein MATIDQLKLSALTSAKAGQAGYTAASSAKGNFKQILKSVAKAPENLEAIFKEASKKYGVSEKLLKAVAKAESNFNPSATSKKGAAGVMQLMPATARSLGVDDPYDARSNIMGGAKYLKENLERYKGNVDLTLAAYNAGSNNVSKYGGIPPFKETQEYVKKVKNYMGDSEVSGYSDVSGYPSDISSTYDYLSNLSLDGESSSLVPAKSDYLYLIELMKLRMQMASFSISNQFDTADSTSGSVFNI; this is encoded by the coding sequence TTGGCAACAATAGACCAGTTAAAACTGTCTGCTCTTACCAGTGCAAAGGCAGGACAGGCGGGATATACGGCAGCTTCATCTGCCAAGGGGAATTTTAAACAGATTTTAAAATCAGTTGCAAAGGCTCCGGAAAACCTTGAAGCCATATTCAAAGAGGCTTCTAAAAAATACGGTGTTTCCGAAAAGTTGTTAAAGGCGGTTGCTAAGGCAGAATCGAATTTTAACCCATCTGCAACTTCTAAGAAGGGAGCTGCCGGAGTAATGCAGTTAATGCCTGCCACAGCCAGATCTCTGGGAGTGGACGATCCTTATGATGCAAGAAGCAATATCATGGGGGGAGCTAAATATTTAAAAGAAAATCTGGAACGGTATAAAGGGAATGTGGATCTCACCCTGGCGGCCTATAATGCCGGAAGCAACAATGTAAGCAAATATGGAGGAATCCCTCCTTTTAAGGAAACGCAGGAGTACGTAAAGAAAGTTAAGAATTATATGGGGGATTCAGAAGTATCAGGATATTCAGACGTATCAGGATACCCATCGGACATATCAAGTACTTATGATTATCTGTCCAATCTATCTTTGGACGGAGAAAGCAGCAGTCTTGTACCTGCTAAATCTGATTATCTTTATTTAATTGAACTGATGAAGCTTCGTATGCAAATGGCTTCCTTTAGTATTTCCAATCAGTTTGATACTGCAGATTCAACGTCTGGTTCAGTTTTTAATATATAA
- a CDS encoding N-acetylmuramoyl-L-alanine amidase family protein, producing the protein MMRDKKRKLHSMFLAALVAAFTCLPAVMSFAADSVVIRSVNLKFDSQYGSEEILMPGISTTNAGVSVKEVVWKRDISKWKAAKNERVSVFLTSDTSIFANTYNRSECKITGAKFVSAKALDNNTLEIKVDYVPVVILGRTARAGWSDSKMTKAVWEKVEFATGYQVALYADDKLKKRISVETNTVDLSEYMDKDAVYYYEVRAVGYTADDRKYMKEGDYVTSDDTIMEYDGDTSGAWKGNTYKQEDGGIARNCWKQILNDWYYFDGNGTYQTGWLLSGQRWYYLNPKDGKLLMGWQFVNGKWYYLNPGGGEMLTGWIQPQPGIWYYLNPDGSMVSSTNVGNYWVDASGRWVP; encoded by the coding sequence ATGATGAGAGATAAGAAAAGAAAACTGCATTCTATGTTCCTTGCTGCTTTGGTGGCAGCATTTACATGCTTGCCGGCTGTCATGTCCTTTGCTGCCGATTCTGTTGTGATTCGTAGCGTAAATCTTAAGTTTGACAGCCAGTATGGGAGTGAAGAAATACTGATGCCTGGAATTTCTACAACGAATGCAGGAGTATCAGTTAAGGAAGTTGTCTGGAAACGGGATATCAGCAAATGGAAGGCAGCAAAGAATGAACGGGTCAGTGTGTTTTTAACATCAGACACCTCAATATTTGCAAATACCTACAACCGGTCAGAGTGCAAGATCACAGGGGCAAAGTTTGTTTCCGCCAAAGCATTGGATAACAATACCCTGGAAATAAAGGTGGATTATGTTCCTGTAGTTATTTTAGGAAGAACTGCAAGGGCCGGCTGGAGCGATAGCAAAATGACAAAGGCTGTGTGGGAAAAAGTTGAATTTGCTACTGGTTATCAGGTTGCCCTGTATGCAGATGATAAACTGAAGAAGCGTATTTCTGTTGAAACCAATACGGTGGATCTTTCTGAATACATGGATAAGGATGCTGTTTATTACTATGAAGTCCGGGCAGTCGGCTATACTGCCGATGACCGGAAATATATGAAGGAAGGGGATTATGTCACTTCCGATGATACCATTATGGAATATGACGGAGATACATCAGGTGCATGGAAGGGAAATACCTACAAGCAGGAGGATGGTGGAATCGCCAGGAATTGCTGGAAGCAGATATTAAATGACTGGTATTATTTTGACGGAAATGGAACTTACCAGACAGGCTGGCTCCTGTCAGGCCAAAGATGGTATTATTTAAACCCCAAGGATGGAAAATTACTCATGGGCTGGCAGTTTGTCAATGGGAAATGGTATTATTTAAATCCGGGCGGAGGAGAAATGCTGACAGGCTGGATACAGCCCCAGCCAGGGATCTGGTATTATTTAAATCCGGATGGCAGCATGGTAAGCAGCACGAATGTCGGTAATTATTGGGTGGATGCTTCAGGAAGATGGGTTCCGTAA
- a CDS encoding N-acetylmuramoyl-L-alanine amidase family protein — protein sequence MRQQKRGLAIAILVAFCLCLFPEKAMATEAINSISIKVVLNIEAGDRLPDIKINQTSGECYVTSGDKKYTVREAKWVTSTSKDISVGEEPRMNVTLTPSDEYDAYFKSSYEAAKMKITGGSYVSAKRNGSDMVVTLRTKPVKGLFAEPEDVGWKDTRLGQAVWSKGDNTSGAYELWLYCGKKIILKKEQVKATSYNFYPYMTEEGTYSYKIRSVPFKQDELKNGKKSSWVESDELVIRDRDVSDGTGKDSDTTAGTTNGSGIKEGWDQQSGVWYYRYADGTVQANSWMVLDDVWYRFDQDGKMVTGWFILDSDIYYMNSKGAMVTGWNKIANTWYYFYPDNGYEAPMGAAATNWQVIDGYYYYFNSQGAMQKDWINQAGRWYYLNTVQGNLEGAMLKGLITRNGRTYFTGEDGVMVTGWQKIDGLWRYFNQDGTMAVNTVINGFPVNEDGVWVQ from the coding sequence ATGAGACAACAAAAGAGGGGATTGGCAATAGCAATTTTAGTCGCTTTTTGCCTGTGTCTCTTCCCTGAAAAAGCGATGGCAACAGAGGCAATCAATTCAATCAGCATTAAGGTGGTACTTAATATTGAAGCAGGTGACCGCTTGCCAGATATAAAAATTAATCAAACAAGCGGGGAGTGCTATGTAACTTCCGGCGATAAAAAGTACACTGTCAGAGAGGCAAAGTGGGTAACCTCAACCTCAAAGGATATATCGGTGGGGGAAGAACCCAGGATGAATGTTACACTTACTCCTTCTGATGAGTACGATGCTTATTTTAAATCTTCTTATGAGGCTGCCAAGATGAAAATCACGGGAGGTTCCTATGTCAGTGCAAAGCGAAATGGCAGTGACATGGTTGTCACCTTAAGGACGAAGCCTGTTAAAGGCCTGTTCGCGGAACCGGAAGACGTGGGCTGGAAGGACACAAGGCTTGGCCAGGCTGTCTGGTCCAAAGGAGATAACACATCGGGTGCTTATGAATTATGGCTTTACTGTGGTAAAAAAATAATTTTAAAAAAGGAACAGGTAAAGGCTACCTCCTATAATTTCTATCCGTATATGACAGAGGAAGGAACCTATTCTTACAAAATCCGTTCGGTTCCCTTCAAACAGGATGAGCTTAAGAATGGAAAGAAGAGCAGCTGGGTGGAGTCAGACGAACTGGTTATCAGGGACCGGGATGTATCCGATGGAACTGGAAAAGACTCTGACACAACTGCGGGTACAACAAATGGCTCTGGGATAAAAGAGGGCTGGGATCAGCAGTCCGGAGTATGGTACTACCGGTATGCCGATGGAACAGTCCAGGCTAATTCCTGGATGGTACTTGATGATGTATGGTACCGCTTTGACCAGGATGGAAAGATGGTAACCGGCTGGTTTATCCTGGATTCTGATATCTATTATATGAATTCCAAAGGAGCCATGGTGACCGGCTGGAATAAGATTGCCAATACATGGTATTATTTTTATCCGGACAATGGCTACGAGGCTCCCATGGGAGCAGCCGCTACAAACTGGCAGGTCATTGATGGCTATTATTATTATTTTAACAGCCAGGGTGCCATGCAGAAGGACTGGATCAACCAGGCAGGAAGATGGTATTATTTAAATACTGTACAGGGTAACTTAGAGGGTGCTATGCTAAAGGGCTTAATCACCCGGAATGGGCGTACTTATTTTACCGGGGAAGATGGAGTCATGGTAACCGGTTGGCAGAAGATCGATGGACTGTGGCGGTATTTTAATCAGGATGGCACGATGGCTGTAAATACGGTAATCAATGGATTTCCGGTAAATGAAGATGGAGTATGGGTACAATGA
- a CDS encoding PilZ domain-containing protein — protein sequence MFTECEKASVFSLTGIFIAEVKVVDSHMDSMGLIFNEEDMDKVSTESVIVFHDGVQGLVTCKCRLSGRVKISGEEIGEIGNAIYKVPCMIDELIGIEQRRRDLKVRVSFPVTLETADSDGKVTHIDAKIKDLSAGGVGLESAVELSVEQIFSFLFETDSDCTRLKGCILWVKKLSGENEPPRYRYGSRFFDMTSYQESMVRKFAFLEQLKKRKTQ from the coding sequence ATGTTTACTGAGTGTGAAAAAGCAAGTGTCTTTTCTTTAACTGGTATCTTTATCGCAGAGGTAAAGGTAGTTGATTCTCATATGGATAGTATGGGGCTTATCTTTAATGAGGAAGATATGGATAAGGTGAGCACAGAATCCGTGATCGTATTTCACGACGGTGTTCAGGGACTTGTTACATGCAAATGCCGTTTATCAGGCAGGGTAAAAATCAGTGGTGAGGAAATTGGGGAGATCGGTAATGCGATCTATAAGGTTCCATGCATGATCGACGAATTGATCGGTATAGAACAAAGGCGTCGTGACCTTAAGGTCAGAGTTTCGTTTCCGGTTACCCTGGAGACGGCGGATTCAGACGGAAAAGTCACACACATAGATGCTAAAATTAAAGATTTAAGTGCAGGAGGGGTCGGGCTTGAATCAGCAGTTGAATTAAGTGTAGAGCAGATCTTTTCCTTTCTGTTTGAAACGGACAGCGACTGTACCAGGCTCAAGGGCTGTATTTTATGGGTAAAGAAATTGTCAGGCGAGAACGAACCGCCACGCTACCGGTATGGCAGCCGTTTCTTTGATATGACATCTTATCAGGAGTCCATGGTCAGGAAGTTCGCTTTTCTGGAACAGCTGAAAAAAAGGAAAACACAGTAA